One genomic segment of Endomicrobiales bacterium includes these proteins:
- a CDS encoding UDP-2,3-diacylglucosamine diphosphatase — protein sequence MNTVNTVVFSDVHLGSPMSRAFDLLQTLKEYHFKKLIILGDMFEDMNFMYLTSTHWELLEHIGKVSRRGVEVVWVEGNHDGKFCDFISLLLGIGVHKEYIWQVGNRRFIGLHGHQFDSFLTNNKIIGPMLAKLYAVFQRRVSSHLFDYLMNKFSDRWLRLSEQISKKAIEHAELKKCDVIVCGHTHVVYNVKHNNVEYFNIGCWNNKPSYLLIIEESGKAYYKVVA from the coding sequence ATGAACACGGTAAATACGGTGGTGTTTTCAGATGTGCATTTAGGATCACCCATGAGCAGGGCTTTTGATTTGCTGCAAACACTCAAAGAATACCACTTTAAAAAGCTTATAATTTTAGGTGATATGTTTGAAGATATGAATTTTATGTATCTCACCAGCACACATTGGGAGCTGCTTGAGCATATTGGCAAAGTGTCTCGCAGGGGTGTTGAGGTTGTTTGGGTTGAGGGCAATCATGACGGAAAATTCTGTGATTTTATATCATTGCTGCTGGGTATTGGTGTGCACAAAGAGTATATCTGGCAGGTTGGCAACCGCCGTTTTATAGGTTTGCATGGCCATCAATTTGACAGTTTCCTGACAAACAATAAAATCATTGGGCCGATGCTTGCAAAACTATATGCGGTATTTCAGCGCCGTGTATCTTCCCATCTTTTTGATTATCTTATGAATAAGTTTTCAGACCGTTGGCTGCGGCTTAGCGAACAAATTTCAAAAAAGGCAATAGAGCATGCCGAGCTAAAAAAGTGCGATGTAATTGTTTGCGGGCACACCCATGTTGTTTATAATGTTAAGCACAATAATGTAGAGTACTTCAATATTGGTTGCTGGAACAATAAACCATCATATCTGTTAATAATTGAAGAAAGCGGCAAAGCATACTATAAAGTTGTGGCATAG